From a region of the Salarias fasciatus chromosome 6, fSalaFa1.1, whole genome shotgun sequence genome:
- the LOC115389736 gene encoding sprouty-related, EVH1 domain-containing protein 2-like, translating to MTEDTRPDEDSYMVRVKAVVMTRDESSGGWLAQDGCLSRVSVCRLLPGGQPGRYVFFIYAERLTDRQVILECFLKKDLVYTKATPTFHHWKVDNRKCGLTFQSPADARAFDRGVRRALEDLTEGSTTSSSTLQNEAELGDDDVFTMTDSSSSSSQRRENATHSVAPPTFCDARRHHCVLGHFYEQHRPSDHSFLEQVVHMFPRHVSFQVAEPEIVRINGRERAWLTGYEDYRHAGSTRHKVATPLDPDTRLPTKHECGCLYPLGRDGKPRRPQPGGGGGGGCCTAVLTEQPRRKADGSRSLCVYCQNVFEHEENGRGRCQEAPDPVQTCIRRVSFLWCADSLLYHCMSDPEGDFSDPCSCDTGDERFCLRWAALLALSLLAPCMCCYAPLRACHRCGVACRCCGGKHKAAA from the exons ATGACCGAGGACACGCGTCCAGACGA AGACAGCTACATGGTGCGAGTCAAAGCCGTGGTGATGACCCGAGACGAGTCGAGCGGCGGCTGGCTGGCTCAGGACGGATGTCTCAGCAGAGTGAGCGTGTGCAGACTGCTGCCAGGAGGACAGCCTGGACGCTACGTCTTCTTCATCTACGCGGAGCggctcacagacagacag GTGATCctggagtgtttcctgaagaAGGACCTCGTCTACACcaaggccacgcccactttccATCACTGGAAGGTGGACAACAGGAAATGCGGTCTGACGTTCCAGAGTCCGGCGGACGCCCGGGCCTTCGACCGCGGGGTGAGGCGGGCTCTGGAGGACTTGACGGAAG GATCCACCACATCCTCGTCCACGCTGCAGAACGAAGCCGAGCTGGGAGACGACGACGTCTTCACG atgactgacagctcctccagctcgtctCAGAGGAGAGAGAACGCCACGCACtctgtggccccgcccaccttttGTGACGCTCGCCGGCACCACTGCGTTCTGGGACATTTCTACGAGCAGCACCGCCCTTCAGATCACAGCTTTCTAGAACAG gtgGTACACATGTTTCCACGCCACGTCAGCTTCCAGGTGGCGGAGCCAGAAATCGTACGCATAAACGGGAGAGAGCGTGCCTGGCTCACCGGCTATGAGGACTACCGCCACGCCGGCTCCACCCGTCACAAGGTGGCCACACCCCTCGACCCCGACACCCGACTGCCAACCAAGCACGAGTGCGGCTGCTTGTACCCGCTCGGCCGGGACGGGAAGCCCCGCCGCCCgcagcccggcggcggcggtggcggcggctgctgcacgGCGGTGCTGACGGAGCAGCCGAGGCGGAAGGCGGACGGCTCGCGCTCGCTCTGCGTCTACTGTCAGAACGTGTTCGAGCACGAGGAGAACGGGCGCGGCCGCTGCCAGGAGGCGCCCGACCCCGTGCAGACGTGCATCCGGCGCGTCAGCTTCCTGTGGTGCGCCGACAGCCTGCTGTACCACTGCATGTCCGACCCGGAGGGCGACTTCTCCGACCCCTGCTCCTGTGACACCGGCGACGAGCGCTTCTGCCTCCGCTGGGCGGCGCTGTTGGCGCTGTCGCTGCTGGCGCCCTGCATGTGCTGCTACGCCCCCCTCAGGGCGTGTCACCGCTGCGGCGTGGCGTGCCGCTGCTGCGGCGGGAAGCACAAAGCGGCGGCCTGA
- the LOC115389737 gene encoding ras-related protein ORAB-1 has protein sequence MNPEYDYLFKLLLIGDSGVGKSCLLLRFADDTYTESYISTIGVDFKIRTIELDGKTIKLQIWDTAGQERFRTITSSYYRGAHGIIVVYDVTDQESFNNVKQWLQEIDRYASENVNKLLVGNKSDLTTKKVVDYTTAKEFADNLGIPFLETSAKSATNVEQAFMTMAAEIKKRMGPGATAGASDKSNVKIQSKPVNTSSGGCC, from the exons ATGAATCCGGAATA TGATTACTTGTTCAAACTGCTACTGATCGGTGACTCAGGTGTGGGGAAGTCGTGCCTCCTCCTGCGGTTTGCG GATGACACCTACACAGAGAGCTACATCAGCACCATTGGAGTGGATTTCAAGATCAGGACCATCGAGCTGGACGGGAAGACCATCAAGCTGCAGATT TGGGACACGGCTGGTCAGGAACGCTTCCGCACCATCACATCCAGCTACTACAGAGGAGCTCATGGTATCATTGTAGTGTACGACGTGACTGATCAG gaGTCCTTCAACAACGTCAAACAGTGGCTTCAGGAAATCGATCGTTACGCCAGTGAGAATGTCAACAAGCTGCTGGTTGGCAACAAGAGTGACCTGACAACAAAGAAGGTGGTGGACTACACAACGGCCAAG GAGTTTGCTGATAATCTTGGGATTCCCTTCTTGGAGACGAGTGCAAAGAGCGCCACCAACGTGGAGCAGGCCTTCATGACCATGGCGGCAGAGATCAAGAAGAGGATGGGCCCTGGGGCCACGGCCGGGGCCTCTGACAAGTCCAATGTCAAGATCCAGAGCAAGCCCGTCAACACCTCgtctggaggctgctgctga